The Schistosoma mansoni, WGS project CABG00000000 data, supercontig 0160, strain Puerto Rico, whole genome shotgun sequence genome window below encodes:
- a CDS encoding Magnesium-dependent phosphatase 1 (EC 3.1.3.-),putative has product MVTVDFLSAFSRLPKLIVFDLDFTLWPLWCDTHVYPPFIQKNNIVYDSSERRVDVYSDAQVILRMIKESSKIKLGCASRTSAISVARQLLQALNWSDLFDYTEIYPGSKTAHFKRFHELSGIDYADMLFFDDETRNIHDISKLGVQCHLVEHGITLNLLKDALKKFQQQRRIHEYLN; this is encoded by the exons ATGGTCACCGTGGATTTCCTAAGTGCATTCTCTCGGCTTCCTAAACTTATCGTGTTCGATCTTG ACTTCACTCTTTGGCCTCTGTGGTGCGACACTCACGTTTATCCTCCATTCATACAAAA AAATAACATTGTGTACGATAGTAGTGAGAGACGAGTTGATGTGTACTCAGATGCGCAAGTAATATTGAG GATGATCAAAGAGTCTTCGAAAATTAAATTGGGATGTGCTTCACG TACTTCTGCTATCAGTGTTGCTCGACAACTTCTACAAGCTCTTAATTGGTCAGATCTATTTGATTACACAGAAATCTACCCTGGTTCCAAAACTGCTCACTTTAAAAG ATTTCATGAATTATCTGGTATAGACTATGCAGATATGTTATTTTTCGATGATGAAACTCGTAACATTCATGACATTTCTAAATTAGGTGTACAATGTCATTTAGTTGAACATGGAATAACATTAAATCTTTTGAAAGATGcattaaaaaaatttcaacAACAAAGAAGAATTCATGAATATTTAAATTGA
- a CDS encoding Magnesium-dependent phosphatase 1 (EC 3.1.3.-),putative, giving the protein MIKESSKIKLGCASRTSAISVARQLLQALNWSDLFDYTEIYPGSKTAHFKRFHELSGIDYADMLFFDDETRNIHDISKLGVQCHLVEHGITLNLLKDALKKFQQQRRIHEYLN; this is encoded by the exons ATGATCAAAGAGTCTTCGAAAATTAAATTGGGATGTGCTTCACG TACTTCTGCTATCAGTGTTGCTCGACAACTTCTACAAGCTCTTAATTGGTCAGATCTATTTGATTACACAGAAATCTACCCTGGTTCCAAAACTGCTCACTTTAAAAG ATTTCATGAATTATCTGGTATAGACTATGCAGATATGTTATTTTTCGATGATGAAACTCGTAACATTCATGACATTTCTAAATTAGGTGTACAATGTCATTTAGTTGAACATGGAATAACATTAAATCTTTTGAAAGATGcattaaaaaaatttcaacAACAAAGAAGAATTCATGAATATTTAAATTGA